From the genome of Bombyx mori chromosome 7, ASM3026992v2:
TAAATGTGATCCTCGAGGGTAAAGTACCGAAAGTTGATCACGGTGGGATTCATCTTGTAATGAACGCAGTAGAGATGAACACATACAACAATGAGAATGTTTCGAGATTAATCAACGATCCAAAACAGAAGTTCGATATCGTCATTGCTGAATGGATGTTCACAGAAATTTGTGCTAGGTGAGTTTTGTGTGTTGTTCTGTGAGTGCTACGTCGTATCTATAATTGGTTAAAGCCGATGTAGATGTTTGATTGAATATGTGTGTGTAGCATCAGATATGCACAATACCGTTTtcaccataagggcacacggggcccgtgcccagggcccccattctcagggggccccgaaggaccgaaaatttctctcacacatttattctcaaaacatttttgtcggtcacattacacttttttcacaaatcagtaatcttgTCAGAAGGTATTTAAAAGGCACTACGCCATTATATCGATAACTGCGCCTATTCCTACTGTActaatatggagggtagaggtaaggaggaccgtctctgtgtgtaaaaagtgtccgttaaaatctgctaaataaaagtggcgctacagtagcaaccgggtaaatttaaaaaaatggcgctgaaaaatattttatttaaagctgattaGAAAATGCAATccatgtctccacgttttaccatagcaataattttagattatattaacgaaattagtttggaaaCCGTTATCATAACCGTAACCAAAAAatcagcagcattctaatatcattaatgacatattatatcatactgtatttgattacctttattaaatggtcatactcagtaaaaaaatgttattataattagtttttttactttccaaaagggcctcaaattcttgtgtgcccaatggccccagcctagtttaagacgtccctggatATGCATTCATATTATTTCGCCTAATGGTTTTTTTCAGTTATGCCGCAATTTTTAATGCCCCGTTGATCTGGGTGTCAAGTATTCAAACCCATTGGATGGTGACGAGGTTGATTGACGAGGCTCTCCATCCAGCTTATAATACCGATGTTGTTGGGCGTAACATTCCACCGTTCAATTTCTTCCAGAGAGTTCAGAACTTGTGGATTCTGTTACGAACACTGTATCAAGTGTgagtgaattttaaattttacttaaattatatAAGGGAGTATAGGTATGAGAGAGTcaatggaaaataaaacaatacggGTCGGATGGATCAGGATgcaatcgtcatcatcatcatcaggaTGCAGTGGCCGATAATTATGAAGACGATAGACGTACCTTCCTCGTATTTTTTTGTCGTGGTGGCCTGACCATACGTACTGTGGTGTGAATCGCAGAGAAAgtcgattaaaataaaaaaatcgggcGGTTTGAGTTGTTCTGAGATTGGTATATTAAAAAGGATTGCTACCAAAAAATCGATTGGGCATATCGTTGACTCACTACATGAGGCCAAAGTGAGTCGCCGCATAGAAGATCGTATGAGGtcgaatattttattcaaattgtaattgattctaatttgttaaatttaaggAATGGCTTGGGAATCAGATGTGACAAATTGATTTAAATGACTAATTAAAAAGTAGATCTGACCTTATTCCTTCTTTTTATTCTTCTGATTTGAGAATCTCAACGCTGTGATGATGTCTTATAAATTGCAGTAAAAATAGTGGTCAAGAAGATTTCTATAACATAGCGGTAGTACCAGTGATAGAGAAGAGAGGTCTGGTCCCGCCAACGTTTGAAGATGTGCAGTTCAATGGTTCATTGGTTCTCAGTAACAGTCATTTGTCATATGCGCCTGCCGTGAGACTGCCGCAAAACTACAAGACTGTCGGTGGGTTTCACGTTGAGGAAAAGGTCGAACCTTTGCCagaggtaataataataataataacatctcgAGACgcttggtctcaacaaaaagtcggtggtggcccaaatgcaaaaagcagtcttgctggacaatgcccgtatagttcgccggtttctcgcccaatagtccctaacactccggccgattgttgcccacctcgccggagtgtgtcctgccgtcttctcaGGCGAGGCAGTGTTTAagacacataataataataataagccatttatttcttgcctttacaaaaaaaaattaaagaaaattaatatacaaattgTATGTATTAATGTTTAGGATAAAATAAGAGAGCTTTGTAATGAAACAGTAGAATTTAGTTAGCAAGAACCCCGGATTGGGTAAAGGCCTccccaaagtttttttttttattgcccttgtaggcagacgagcatacggcccacctgatggtgagtggttaccgtcgcccatggacttcagcaatgccaagggcagagccaagccgctgcctaccgtgccgggagcaaagccaagccgctgcccagaTGCCCAGGCGTGTCTATCCTGTGCTACGTCTAGTTTTAGTGCAAAAGTTAGGGCGTCGGTCGCGTTAGTGGTAAGACAGGGCTAAATAaattctatattattttcttcgatGTGTAGATTCAcatttgttattatatataaatgtaaaacTTATAGTATAAATATTTTCCTCCATCTTCACGAGtcgtagacgtaattaaaaaaCTACTTTTGCTATTTCTTGAAACATGAAactctagaaatatttttatagaaaaatagagGGTAGTTAGTCGTATTCAACTGTCGACGATAAAAACGCTCGTAGCGAAAGCTCGGTAAAAAGCAATCGTAGCCGCGAAAACTCTTGTAATTTttgtaaaagtatttaaaatgtcggaaataatataatgacaataaaaatttcGAGATTAAACGGCAAAAGTAGTTTTGATTTTATAAAGCTTAGCAAAATGAATGTTTTCGAAATTACCCTCCCGTATTGTTATCCTCTGCGGTAGATACTAATTAACTCTTACGTAATTGAGAAGCATATTCGAAGCTCAACAGagtgagagagaaagagaaagagagagagacagacagcTCGTTTACCAAAAAAACCCTTTTAATACTGTAGATTAAGAATAGTTTAACTATTTTACAGGATCTAAAGAAAGTATTGGATAGTGCATCGACCGGAGTGATTTATTTTAGCATGGGCTCTAATTTGAAGAGCAAAGAAATGCCAGATAGGTTAAGGAAAAGTTTGATAAAATTATTCAGTGGCCTAAAGTATACAGTAATTTGGAAATTTGAGGAAGAATTCTCTGGACTGCCTAAAAACATACACGTTGTTAAATGGGCACCCCAACAAAGTATTTTAGGtacgtaaaataatttttatattttacaaaaagaaaTAGTTGTAAATACAGTTAATTAGGAAATTAACATGAATAATGTTGGACTAAAGCCCTCAAAGCTTAGCACAGGTAGATGGGGTATATCaaaatagtttaattaataggataaatgtaaataaaattggtatTATACCTCCTACCCATCAGCTAAACTGTTGTATGATGTCTATAATTACATCAGTTCAAGTAATACCATTGTCAGTTTGTGGTGAGCTGGGGCAATACTTTGATGTCACACATAACTTTTTGTATCAAAGAGATtttaccaaatatttttttatattgcttagacgggtggacgagctcacagcacacttggtgttaagtggttactagagcacatagacatctacgacgtaaatgcgccactcaccttgagatataagatttaaggtcttaagtatacttacaacggctgctccacccttcaaaccgaaacgcattaggaaGGGTAGTGGTTGGTAcctacacgatattattccttcagcatggaagtcattcgtgaacattcaATAGAGAAAATTCAACAACAGTTCAGTAAATATGTCTTTAACTATTACAGCACATCCGAATTGTGTACTTTTTATTACACACGGCGGATTGCTCTCTACGATTGAGAGTGTTCATTTTGGTGTACCAATTATCACGATACCTGTGTTCGCTGATCAGTTTATGAATGCCGAAAGGTCTGCTAGAGTGGGATTTGGGAAAATTGTGTATCTTTCATACACAATGGCGGATGATCTTAAAGTTGCTATTGAAGAAATCTTTTCAAATCCAAGGTAAATTATAATGCATGTTATAATTGTTGCATAACTATAACAGATAAACACCATATTTTCAGGCTGAATTCTAAGCGGAAGGTGATAAGTAGTTAGGTTTAGCCTTTAGTGAAGTAGTCTACGATTGGAGAAGGACTAACTGCCTTGCTCGAGACGTTTGATAAGGAAGTTCATTGAAATTCAAGATAGAACGTGTTAATACAAATCAATCCACAACATGATCCACAAATAAGAATTGTCATAATGTAACAACGAAGGTGACGGAATTGACGTTGTAAACGTGTGGATTTTACAATGCACATTATGAATataaaatctatctatatatatataaatgagttgctgttcgttagtctcgctaaaattcgagaacggctgaaccgattatgctaattttggtcttgaattatttgtggaagtccagagaaggtttaaaaggtagataaaaatgaaaatgatcgaaattaaataaaaataacaattttgtttttcctttgatgtgtcccccgtaagacagattccttttgtttgttttaagtttattttatacaaaagtttaggtcttttatttatcgattgaggcactacgaagtctgccgggtcagctagttatgaaTAAACTTCACCACGGGTTCCCTTCAGcactattgaaaaaaaaaaacgcacggcAATGGCATGATTTCAAACAGCTACACCATGAACTTATATTTATGCTCATAATCATCCAGTAACGTACCGTCTTTTTTGGACTTTTGTAAAGCACATGAAACTAGAACTAAATTATATTCTACAGATATAAGGAGATAGCAAAGGAAACATCGTTGATATATCACGATCGGCCAGTGTCTCCTGGTGCTGAACTGGTCCACTGGGTGGAGCACGTCGTCAAGACTAGGGGAGCTCTCCATCTGCGCTCACCAGCACTGCAAATGCCCTTGTACCAGAAGTTATACTTAGATCTCCTCACTGTTGTTTTAGTATTATTGATTGTGATCTATAAAATTGTAAGATGTTTATTTTCTCGTATAAGCGTAACTAGTAATAAGAAAACGAATTAAATTGTAGACtgattttgtataattttattttgtacctgATGACGATGAAATAGATTTTCAATGAAAGGTTGATGGCCAAAACGTGTGTGCATTTTCACACATGTTAAACGAATAATAGGCCGAAATTGTAGCagatttaaacctgaagaaacaacAAATTAATCATAATTTTGTGTACTTGAATTGGACTAACCACTTTCTAAGCCAAGACGATTTTCAGCGATCCACCTTTTAGAGTATCTAATCATTGAGGTGCTATCAACTGTTAACACAAATAGCAAATTTAGAAGATAAGTAAGTGTTCGCTAAGTTATTGAgaccattaaaaaaatttataggcGGATGAATAATTGATGTTCTGAATTATAATGTTTGCCTCGCGTTGACAGCTTTGCTGTTTCGTGTTATAAATTTATTctattactagcggcccgccccggctttgcttgggaagtagcgctcgcgatgtaaagaattttaggtaatttttttacacattgggttacattattggagtttcagtaagaatccctaatctttttgaaaatataataaatatagcctatgtcacccggggatagcgtagctttccaacagtgaaagaattttttaaatcggttcagtagtttcggagcctattcaatacgaacaaacaaacaaatctttcctctttataatattagtatagacatacATTTAATATAGTTCGGTTGTAATCGGCTATTTAATTGGCGTACCACGGATCACGATCTCGTTTCTTATCAGAGGGAAATAAacatttgttttagttgtatCATAGAGCATGGATCCATAGTCTAATCCTGTCTACGATGGCGCATATTTTGATAAGTAAATTTGataagtttaataaatataataaagtatgTTTATTATTGAGCAATAGCCTTATAAATTTTTGGGTTAGTTATCAAAATTTTCTAAAAGTCACATCCGCGAACAATTTTAAGCTGTTTTTCACTTGTTTTGTGGGAAGTTTATCAGAGCGTCTGATCTATAAGACACCGGCACCCAAAGTGTTTTTGACGAGATTATAATGTTTTAAGAAATACATTTCCAAATACTTTATActttaataattgaaaaaaaaaacattttttatttgtttatagtaatctattttttatttattttatcaactcacaaaatataaattttattttcgagGCACTCTGTacatgtatgtgtgtatgtatttactatttttatctcACTACTCAAAAATATCTTATCGTACTTTTTTTGCTATGAATTGTTTTACTAGCCAACATTATGCTATTATTGTACATTCAGTACACAGGCCACATCATTAATATTCAGTTCAAATTATTGCTGCGAATTTTAAAGCAACGACATGGTGAGTAAGGGATTCATTACCAAATACTTTAAGTCGCTTTTATTAGCATGATCTGTATCGATATTTCAAAGGATATTTTAGTAATTCCAAGGCGTTcgattaacttaaaattttCCCCGTGTGTTGGAGGTAATAAGGTTGTGTTTTGAGTGGcttgatatttgaaataaaatatatgtggtTTATGTAAAatgatgcgaatgttgcgatggatatgtggagtaacga
Proteins encoded in this window:
- the UGT10287A gene encoding UDP-glucosyltransferase precursor yields the protein MTKWILFLCVTSLLCTCDAYKVLVVFSMPGKSHSILGYGIVKHLLKRGHEVTYITPFPVDNADPKLKQIDVSSNIDILPKTSLNLNVILEGKVPKVDHGGIHLVMNAVEMNTYNNENVSRLINDPKQKFDIVIAEWMFTEICASYAAIFNAPLIWVSSIQTHWMVTRLIDEALHPAYNTDVVGRNIPPFNFFQRVQNLWILLRTLYQVKNSGQEDFYNIAVVPVIEKRGLVPPTFEDVQFNGSLVLSNSHLSYAPAVRLPQNYKTVGGFHVEEKVEPLPEDLKKVLDSASTGVIYFSMGSNLKSKEMPDRLRKSLIKLFSGLKYTVIWKFEEEFSGLPKNIHVVKWAPQQSILAHPNCVLFITHGGLLSTIESVHFGVPIITIPVFADQFMNAERSARVGFGKIVYLSYTMADDLKVAIEEIFSNPRYKEIAKETSLIYHDRPVSPGAELVHWVEHVVKTRGALHLRSPALQMPLYQKLYLDLLTVVLVLLIVIYKIVRCLFSRISVTSNKKTN